The Streptomyces collinus DNA segment ATCCCGGCCTCGACGGCGACCCGGGCCTTCACGGACGGCGGCAGCACGCTGTCGCGGTAGGAGCGCGGCTGCTCCTCGAACCACTCCACGGACGGCATCGACACGACACGGGTCGGCACTCCGGCGCCCTGGAGCAGCTCGCGTGCCCCGGCGGCGACGTGCACCTCGGAGCCGGTGGCGATCAGGATCACCTGGGGCGTGCCGCCCTCGGCCTCGAACCTCACGTAACCGCCGCGCGCGGCGTCCGGGTCCGGCTCGTACGTGGGCACGCCCTGGCGGGTGAGCGCGAGGCCGTGCGGGGCCGGGGCGGTGCCGTGCCGCTTGAGGATCTCGGCCCAGACGACCGCGGTCTCATTGGCGTCGGCGGGGCGGACGACGTTCAGGCCCGGGATGGCCCGCAGCGCGGCCAGGTGCTCGACCGGCTGGTGGGTCGGGCCGTCCTCGCCGAGGCCGATGGAGTCGTGCGTCCACACGTACGTCACCGGCAGCTGCATCAGGGCGGACATCCGCACCGCGTTGCGCATGTAGTCGGAGAAGACCAGGAAGGTGCCGCCGTAGACGCGGGTGTTGCCGTGCAGCGCGATGCCGTTCATCTCCGCGGCCATGGAGAACTCGCGGATGCCGAAGTGCACGGTGCGGCCGTACGGGTCGGCCTCCGTCAGCGGGTTGTCCGCCGGGAGGAACGAGCTGGTCTTGTCGATGGTGGTGTTGTTCGAGCCGGCCAGGTCGGCCGAGCCGCCCCACAGCTCGGGCACGACCGGGCCGAGCGCCTGGAGGACCTTGCCGGAGGCGGCACGGGTGGCGACCGCCTTGCCGGGCTCGAACACCGGCAGGGCGTCCTCCCAGCCCTCGGGCAGCTCACCCTTGCTGACACGGTCGAACGTGACGGCCCGCTTCGGGTTGTCGGACCGCCAGGAGGCGATCCGCTTGTCCCAGGCGGTGTGCGCCTCGGCGCCGCGGTCCAGGGCCCGGCGGGTGTGGGCCAGCACCTCGTCGGCGACCTCGAAGGACCGCTCCGGCTCGAAGCCGAGGAGGCGCTTGGTGGCCGCGACCTCGTCCTCGCCGAGCGCCGAGCCGTGGGAGGCCTCGGTGTTGCGCGCGTTCGGGGCGGGCCAGGCGATGATCGTGCGCATCGCGATGATCGAGGGGCGCTCGGTCTCCGCCTGAGCCGCCCTCAGAGCCGCGTACAGGGCGCGTACGTCGACGTCGCCGTCCTCCCGCGGCTCGATCCGCTGCACGTGCCAGCCGTAGGCCTCGTAGCGCTTCAGCACGTCCTCGGAGAACGCGGTCGCGGTGTCGCCCTCGATGGAGATGTGGTTGTCGTCGTAGAGGAAGACCAGGTTGCCGAGCTTCTGGTGGCCGGCGAGCGAGGAGGCCTCGGCGGAGACGCCCTCCTGGAGGTCCCCGTCGGAGACGATCGCCCAGATCGTGTGGTCGAAGGGGGAGTCGCCCTCGGGGGCGTCCGGGTCGAACAGGCCGCGCTCGTACCGGGCGGCCATCGCCATGCCGACGGCGTTCGCGACGCCCTGGCCCAGCGGGCCGGTGGTGGTCTCCACCCCGGCGGTGTGCCCGTACTCGGGGTGGCCGGGCGTCTTGGAGCCGTGCGTGCGGAACGCCTTGAGGTCGTCCAGCTCCAGTTCGTAGCCCGCGAGGTAGAGCTGCGTGTAGAGGGTCAGCGAGGTATGGCCGGGGGACAGGACGAAGCGGTCACGGCCGGTCCACTCGGGATCGGCGGGATCGTGCCGCATCACCTTCTGAAAGATCGTGTAGGCGGCAGGAGCCAGGCTCATCGCGGTGCCGGGGTGTCCGTTGCCCACCCGCTGCACGGCATCGGCCGCGAGGAGCCGGGCGGTGTCGACGGCACGCCGGTCGAGTTCGGTCCATTCGAAACTGTCCGCTGACTGCGTGCTCATCTTCAAGAAGTCCTCGATCGGAGCGAAGTGGCTGGTCTGGCGCGTTCAAAACTAAAAGTCTGACTTTTACGCCGGAAGGTCGGCGTGTGCCAGCCTGTGGTGAAAGTGGGACACCCACCGGCAGCAGGGCGCGCGACGGGGCGGTACAAGGCGGATATGGCGGACAGAAACATCCAAGGCGGCGACGGGATCGATACTTTCCCCTTCCCGGTCGAACTGAGCGTCGGCGGCGTGGGCATGCAGGTCGGGCCGATGGGGGCCGGCCGCACCTGGCACGCCGACGCCCCCCTGGAGCGCGTGCACCGCATCGATTTCCACGTCGTGATGCTGTTCGGCGCGGGCCCGGTCCGGCACATGGTCGACTTCAGCGAGTACGAGGCCACGGCCGGGGACCTGCTGTGGATCCGCCCGGGGCAGGTCCACCGCTTCTCGCGCACCGGCGAGTACCGCGGAACCGCGCTGACCATGCAGCCCGGCTTCCTGCCCCGCTCGACCGTGGAGGCCACCGGCCTCTACCGCTACGACCTGCCGCCGCTGCTGCGCCCCGACGCGGCCCAACTCACCGGTCTGCAAGCCGCGCTCGCCCAACTGCGGCGCGAGTACGAGGACGCGGCCACGCTCCCGCTGAGCCTGCACACCGCCGTCCTGCGCCACACGCTGACGGCCTTCCTGCTGCGGCTCGCCCACCTCGCGGCGAGTTCGGCCCCGGCTCTGCACCGGCGCACCGACTCCACCTTCACCCTCTTCCGGGACGCCGTGGAGCGGGACTTCGCCGCCAACCACAGCGTCAGCGCCTACGCCGACGCGCTCGGCTACTCCCGCCGCACCCTGGTCCGCGCGGTGCGCGCCGCGACCGGCGAGACCCCCAAGGCCTTCATCGACAAGCGCGTCGTCCTGGAGGCCAAACGGCTCCTCGCCCACACCGAACTGCCGATCGGCCGGGTCGGCGCGGCGGTCGGCTTCCCCGACGCCGCCAACTTCTCCAAGTTCTTCCACCAGCACACGGACCGGACCCCGGCGGCCTTCCGGGCGGAGCTGC contains these protein-coding regions:
- the tkt gene encoding transketolase; the protein is MSTQSADSFEWTELDRRAVDTARLLAADAVQRVGNGHPGTAMSLAPAAYTIFQKVMRHDPADPEWTGRDRFVLSPGHTSLTLYTQLYLAGYELELDDLKAFRTHGSKTPGHPEYGHTAGVETTTGPLGQGVANAVGMAMAARYERGLFDPDAPEGDSPFDHTIWAIVSDGDLQEGVSAEASSLAGHQKLGNLVFLYDDNHISIEGDTATAFSEDVLKRYEAYGWHVQRIEPREDGDVDVRALYAALRAAQAETERPSIIAMRTIIAWPAPNARNTEASHGSALGEDEVAATKRLLGFEPERSFEVADEVLAHTRRALDRGAEAHTAWDKRIASWRSDNPKRAVTFDRVSKGELPEGWEDALPVFEPGKAVATRAASGKVLQALGPVVPELWGGSADLAGSNNTTIDKTSSFLPADNPLTEADPYGRTVHFGIREFSMAAEMNGIALHGNTRVYGGTFLVFSDYMRNAVRMSALMQLPVTYVWTHDSIGLGEDGPTHQPVEHLAALRAIPGLNVVRPADANETAVVWAEILKRHGTAPAPHGLALTRQGVPTYEPDPDAARGGYVRFEAEGGTPQVILIATGSEVHVAAGARELLQGAGVPTRVVSMPSVEWFEEQPRSYRDSVLPPSVKARVAVEAGIGLTWHRFVGDAGRIVSLEHFGASADAKTLFAEYGFTPENVVAAARESLAAARG
- a CDS encoding helix-turn-helix domain-containing protein — translated: MADRNIQGGDGIDTFPFPVELSVGGVGMQVGPMGAGRTWHADAPLERVHRIDFHVVMLFGAGPVRHMVDFSEYEATAGDLLWIRPGQVHRFSRTGEYRGTALTMQPGFLPRSTVEATGLYRYDLPPLLRPDAAQLTGLQAALAQLRREYEDAATLPLSLHTAVLRHTLTAFLLRLAHLAASSAPALHRRTDSTFTLFRDAVERDFAANHSVSAYADALGYSRRTLVRAVRAATGETPKAFIDKRVVLEAKRLLAHTELPIGRVGAAVGFPDAANFSKFFHQHTDRTPAAFRAELR